A DNA window from Ornithobacterium rhinotracheale DSM 15997 contains the following coding sequences:
- a CDS encoding tetratricopeptide repeat protein produces MKRFIFLLILFISCTNNKQGTETRTEQLEGEKYEEVLDAEQGDADAQHNLSEMNDNEEGTEQDRQKAFEWVQKIAEQGDASAQFNLGVMYIKGDGTQQDYQKAKEWLQKAAEQGDADAQYNLGLMYNKGTGTQQDYEKAIEWYQKAAEQGHAKAQFNLGYMYDNGEGVKQDYHKAFEWYQKAAEQGFAKAQYNLGSMYYNGKGVRQDYQKAKEYFGKACDNGLQLGCDKFKELKEKGY; encoded by the coding sequence ATGAAAAGATTTATTTTTTTACTTATTTTATTTATTTCTTGCACCAATAATAAGCAAGGAACAGAAACTCGTACAGAACAATTGGAGGGCGAGAAATACGAAGAAGTTCTAGATGCCGAGCAAGGAGATGCCGACGCTCAACATAATTTAAGCGAGATGAACGACAACGAAGAAGGCACAGAACAAGATAGACAAAAAGCCTTCGAGTGGGTTCAAAAAATTGCCGAACAAGGAGATGCCAGCGCTCAATTTAATTTAGGCGTAATGTACATAAAAGGAGATGGCACACAACAAGATTACCAAAAAGCTAAAGAGTGGCTTCAAAAAGCCGCTGAACAAGGAGATGCCGATGCACAATATAACTTAGGATTAATGTACAACAAAGGGACAGGCACACAACAAGATTACGAAAAAGCTATTGAGTGGTATCAAAAAGCGGCCGAGCAAGGACATGCCAAAGCGCAATTTAATTTAGGCTATATGTACGACAACGGAGAGGGCGTAAAACAAGATTACCACAAAGCCTTTGAGTGGTATCAAAAAGCTGCCGAGCAAGGATTTGCCAAAGCGCAATATAATTTAGGCTCAATGTACTACAACGGAAAGGGCGTAAGACAAGATTACCAAAAAGCCAAAGAGTATTTTGGTAAGGCTTGCGACAATGGGCTTCAGCTAGGCTGCGATAAATTCAAAGAATTAAAAGAGAAGGGGTATTAA
- a CDS encoding DNA polymerase, whose product MHDELVFEAPKSEVEQVSALIKDTMEHAIAFNVPLVVECGVGKNWLEAH is encoded by the coding sequence GTGCACGACGAATTGGTATTTGAAGCACCAAAATCAGAGGTAGAACAAGTTTCTGCCCTCATCAAAGACACCATGGAACACGCCATAGCATTCAATGTGCCACTCGTGGTGGAATGTGGCGTAGGCAAAAACTGGCTGGAGGCGCATTAG
- the recJ gene encoding single-stranded-DNA-specific exonuclease RecJ, giving the protein MSSRWLLKPKPLAENVKALQDSLKISESLSRILVQRGITTYDEAKDFFRPQLSHLHDPFLMKDMDRAVERILSALNNQEKIMVYGDYDVDGTTSVALMYTFLKNQTDNVTYYIPDRYKEGYGVSKEGMDYAADNDIQLIISLDCGIKANEMVAYAKEKGIDFIICDHHFPGDKLPDAVAVLDPKREDCQYPYDGLSGCGVGFKLIQALAKPLKVSDKELFSYLDLVAVSIAADIVPITGENRILAHFGLKVLNTSPRLGLKMLIPKESVGLVNVSKIVFAIAPKINAAGRIKQATDAVKLLITENEITARRYVSEINDLNKERKELDSLITDEALNQLAEEDETKFTTVVYDPNWHKGVIGIVASRLTEVYYRPTVVFTQGDNGMLVASVRSVKGFDVYEALVECGDLLERFGGHMYAAGLTMKEVNLPNFKRRFEQIVSRNIHKTQQIPTIEIDTELSFKEITPKFARILKQMEPFGPENLMPHFLTRGVRSAGDERYMGRGNEHIKLTVYHPEVRKHFTAIGFGMGHHLKRMKTESFDMVYVIEENVWQGKAHLQIRIKDVRFG; this is encoded by the coding sequence ATGTCTTCACGCTGGTTACTCAAGCCCAAACCACTCGCAGAGAATGTAAAAGCTTTGCAGGATTCCCTAAAAATTTCGGAGTCCCTATCCCGTATTTTGGTTCAGCGGGGCATCACCACTTACGATGAGGCTAAGGATTTCTTTCGTCCGCAACTCTCTCATTTGCACGATCCTTTCCTCATGAAAGACATGGACAGAGCCGTAGAACGCATCCTTTCTGCGCTCAATAATCAAGAAAAAATCATGGTGTATGGCGACTACGATGTCGACGGGACGACTTCGGTGGCGTTGATGTACACTTTTTTAAAAAATCAAACTGATAATGTAACTTATTACATTCCAGATCGCTATAAAGAAGGTTACGGCGTGTCCAAAGAAGGCATGGACTATGCAGCCGATAACGATATTCAGCTGATTATCTCGCTCGATTGTGGGATTAAAGCTAACGAAATGGTGGCGTATGCCAAAGAAAAAGGCATCGATTTCATCATTTGCGATCACCACTTTCCTGGCGATAAATTGCCCGATGCCGTGGCGGTGCTCGATCCCAAACGCGAAGATTGCCAGTATCCTTACGATGGGTTAAGTGGTTGTGGCGTAGGCTTTAAACTTATTCAAGCTTTGGCTAAACCTTTGAAAGTTTCAGACAAAGAGTTGTTCAGTTATTTGGATTTGGTAGCGGTGAGCATAGCAGCCGATATAGTGCCGATAACGGGAGAAAATCGGATTTTGGCACATTTTGGGCTTAAGGTTTTAAACACTTCGCCACGTTTAGGCTTAAAAATGTTGATTCCTAAAGAATCAGTGGGCCTGGTCAATGTGAGCAAAATCGTGTTTGCCATTGCGCCGAAAATCAATGCGGCGGGAAGAATCAAGCAAGCGACCGATGCGGTAAAACTACTCATTACCGAAAACGAAATCACCGCACGCCGCTATGTGAGCGAAATCAATGATTTAAATAAAGAGCGCAAGGAGCTCGACTCGCTGATTACCGATGAAGCGCTCAATCAATTGGCAGAAGAAGACGAAACTAAATTTACCACTGTGGTCTACGACCCAAATTGGCACAAAGGTGTCATCGGGATTGTGGCTTCGCGCCTTACCGAAGTGTATTATCGCCCGACGGTGGTTTTTACACAAGGAGACAACGGAATGCTGGTGGCTTCTGTGCGCTCGGTAAAGGGGTTTGATGTATACGAAGCCTTGGTGGAATGTGGCGATTTGCTCGAGCGTTTTGGCGGCCACATGTACGCCGCAGGGCTTACGATGAAGGAAGTGAATTTGCCGAATTTTAAACGAAGATTTGAGCAAATTGTGAGTAGAAATATTCACAAAACCCAACAAATCCCGACCATAGAAATTGATACGGAACTTAGTTTTAAAGAAATCACTCCTAAGTTTGCGCGCATCTTAAAGCAAATGGAACCCTTTGGCCCAGAAAATTTAATGCCACATTTCCTGACAAGGGGCGTGCGCTCAGCGGGCGATGAACGCTATATGGGGCGTGGTAATGAGCATATTAAGCTCACGGTATATCATCCCGAAGTGCGCAAACATTTCACCGCGATTGGCTTTGGTATGGGGCATCATTTAAAACGAATGAAAACTGAAAGTTTTGACATGGTCTATGTCATCGAAGAAAATGTATGGCAAGGCAAAGCACACCTGCAAATCCGAATTAAAGATGTAAGGTTTGGCTAA